The DNA segment CCGTCATCTCCTTTGAGACCTACCCCGAGGCCTTCCTGGCCCTCAAGCAGGGCAAGGTCCAGGCCATGACCACTGATGAGTCGATCCTGGTCGGCATCAAGAACAGCGACGACAAGCCTGAAGCCTGGGACATCGTCGGCGACTACATCTCCCCCGAACCCTACGGCCTGGGCGTTCCGGAAAATGATTCCAAGTTCCGCGATTACGTCAACCTGGCTCTTATGGATATGTGGGCCAAGGGCGAATACCAGAAAATTTATGAAAAGTGGTTCGGCAAGGACACCAAGGACTACATCCCACTGACCTGGAAGATGGAGTACTGGCCGTAGCCGCTGCCGGGTAACGACGTTTGCACGCGGCCGGGGGACATTCCTCCGGCCGCCCTTGCGCCGGGCGCATCCCGGCCGGCTTTTGGGGAAGACTCTTGGCGTATCAATTTGATTTTGGACAGGTGGTCAGCGGGGAATACGGCCAGTGGCTGCTTTCGGGCCTTTCCACCACGCTGCACATCTCCGGCATAGCCATTGTGCTGTCGCTTGGGCTTGGCACGATGGTGGCCGTTATGCGGCTGTCCAAGGTGCGCCCGCTGGTCTGGGCTGCGGCCATCTTTACGGAATTTTTCCGCAACACGCCGCTTCTGGTACAGATTTTCTTCTGGTATTTCGGCTCGTACAGTGTCCTTCCCGAGGCGGTCAACCAGTGGCTCTACGCCCGGGATTTCGAGTTCGCCTGTGGCGTTATTGCCCTGACCGTCTACACCGCCGCCTTTATTGCCGAGGAAATCCGTTCCGGTATTTTTTCCATTCCCAAAAACCAGCTCGAAGCCTCCCGGGCCTGCGGCCTGTCCTTTATCCAGGCCATGGCCTACGTGATTTTGCCCCAAGCCTTCCGGGTGATTATTCCACCCCTTATTTCCCAGTTTTTGAACCTGATCAAAAATTCGTCCCTGGTCATGACCATCGGCGTCATGGATCTCACCTACATGGCCCGGCAGATCGAGGCCCATACCTTTCACGGCTTTGAAGCCTTTACCGTGTCCACAATGATGTATCTCACGATCTCCCTGATCGTTTCCCTCGGCGTCAACCTCTACAATCGGTACGTGCTGCACGTCCGTTCACGGTAGGAGGCTGACGATGCATTGGGACACCGTTTACAAAAATTTCGACTACCTGCTGGTCGGGGCCTATCCGCAAGGACCGCTTGGCGGGTTGGCCATGACCGTCATGCTGGCCATCGGCGGCATCTTCGGGGCCTTCTGGCTGGGCCTTGGCTGCGGTCTCATGCGCATCTCCGGCAAACGCCGCCTGCGCTGGCCGGCCATGTTCTTTATTGAGATCATCCGGGGCACGCCGCTTCTGATGGTCGTCTTCTGGTTTTATTTCCTGGCTCCGGTGCTCTTTGGCCACAGCCTGCCCGAAGCCCAAAGCGCACTCATTGCCCTGATCGTCTTTACCAGCGCCTATATCGCCGAGATCGTGCGGGCCGGGGTCGAGGCCCTGCCCAAGGGCCAGATGGAGGCGGCGCGCGGCTCGGGCCTGTCCCATGTCCAGGCCATGGTCTTCATTATTTTGCCCCAGGCGCTCTTCAACATGATTCCGTCCTTCGTC comes from the Desulfovibrio sp. TomC genome and includes:
- a CDS encoding amino acid ABC transporter permease yields the protein MAYQFDFGQVVSGEYGQWLLSGLSTTLHISGIAIVLSLGLGTMVAVMRLSKVRPLVWAAAIFTEFFRNTPLLVQIFFWYFGSYSVLPEAVNQWLYARDFEFACGVIALTVYTAAFIAEEIRSGIFSIPKNQLEASRACGLSFIQAMAYVILPQAFRVIIPPLISQFLNLIKNSSLVMTIGVMDLTYMARQIEAHTFHGFEAFTVSTMMYLTISLIVSLGVNLYNRYVLHVRSR
- a CDS encoding amino acid ABC transporter permease: MHWDTVYKNFDYLLVGAYPQGPLGGLAMTVMLAIGGIFGAFWLGLGCGLMRISGKRRLRWPAMFFIEIIRGTPLLMVVFWFYFLAPVLFGHSLPEAQSALIALIVFTSAYIAEIVRAGVEALPKGQMEAARGSGLSHVQAMVFIILPQALFNMIPSFVNQFVSLTKDTSLAFIIGVNELTKAATQVNNRTLTAPTEIFITIALLYFVICYCLTEFSRYLERRINRYQARGR